A genomic window from Candidatus Eisenbacteria bacterium includes:
- a CDS encoding dienelactone hydrolase family protein, giving the protein MKRILALILLLSAAALPAPANAGSMVHFTQDDQRVSGYLALPKTQGTHAALVVVHEWWGLTDWVKAQTDSLAKHGYVALAVDLYGGKVATTSELAHQYSSGLTESAAVEKLAAAASFLRGRDDVRGHAVGTIGWCMGGKLAIRLGAEDPAIRAVVMYYGAPITDEEQIEAIQGSVLGHFGAEDKGPTAEQAREFEAALKKAGKKSEFHVYQGAGHAFANPSNPFGGYRKEAARTAWKRTLTFLDRELKKASIPKKQASD; this is encoded by the coding sequence ATGAAGCGCATCCTCGCCCTGATCCTTCTCCTTTCGGCGGCGGCTCTCCCCGCGCCCGCGAACGCGGGCAGCATGGTCCACTTCACGCAGGACGACCAGAGGGTGAGCGGATACCTCGCCCTTCCCAAGACGCAGGGAACCCACGCCGCGCTCGTCGTGGTGCACGAGTGGTGGGGACTCACGGACTGGGTGAAGGCGCAGACCGACAGCCTCGCCAAGCACGGCTACGTGGCGCTGGCGGTGGATCTCTACGGCGGCAAGGTGGCCACCACGTCCGAGCTCGCCCATCAGTACTCGAGCGGCCTCACCGAGTCCGCGGCCGTCGAGAAGCTCGCGGCCGCGGCATCCTTCCTGCGCGGGCGCGATGACGTGCGGGGACACGCGGTCGGGACGATCGGCTGGTGCATGGGAGGAAAGCTTGCGATCCGGCTCGGCGCGGAAGATCCCGCGATCCGCGCCGTCGTGATGTACTACGGCGCCCCGATCACCGACGAGGAGCAGATCGAGGCGATCCAGGGCTCGGTGCTCGGACACTTCGGCGCCGAGGACAAGGGCCCCACCGCGGAGCAGGCTCGCGAGTTCGAGGCGGCGCTGAAGAAGGCCGGAAAGAAGTCCGAGTTCCACGTCTACCAGGGCGCGGGCCACGCGTTCGCGAATCCCTCGAACCCGTTCGGCGGATATCGCAAGGAGGCCGCGCGCACCGCGTGGAAGCGCACGCTCACCTTCCTCGACCGCGAGCTCAAGAAGGCCTCGATCCCCAAGAAGCAGGCGTCGGACTGA
- the nth gene encoding endonuclease III, translated as MDVPLLLERLRRAHPDAKCALHHRNPFELLIATILSAQCTDERVNKVTPGLFARFPDPTAMSRAEREELEGIIQSTGFFRNKAKSIQGASERLVGEFGGEVPRRMEELLKLPGVARKTASVVLGVSYGVAEGVVVDTHVYRVSRRLGLSRAAKVEQVEQDLMRILPREDWIDYSHLIIFHGRRICQARKPKCPECPLADLCPSAAYFLKGRIPPWEKRTSAGAGVRQSTSRTATPSRKRAKSVKPAKRSASPRGAAAISKKPPGASRLRRGRS; from the coding sequence TTGGACGTCCCGCTCCTCCTGGAACGTCTGCGCCGCGCGCATCCCGACGCGAAGTGCGCGCTCCATCACCGGAATCCCTTCGAGCTCCTGATCGCGACGATCCTCTCCGCGCAGTGCACCGACGAGCGGGTGAACAAGGTGACGCCGGGACTGTTCGCGCGCTTTCCGGATCCCACGGCGATGAGCCGCGCGGAGCGGGAGGAGCTGGAAGGGATCATCCAGTCCACGGGCTTCTTCCGGAACAAGGCGAAGTCCATCCAGGGCGCGTCGGAGCGGCTGGTCGGGGAATTCGGCGGAGAAGTGCCGCGTCGCATGGAGGAGCTCTTGAAGCTTCCGGGCGTCGCGCGGAAGACGGCGAGCGTGGTGCTCGGCGTCTCCTACGGTGTTGCCGAAGGCGTGGTCGTCGACACGCACGTGTACCGCGTGTCGCGGCGACTCGGGCTGAGCCGCGCCGCGAAGGTCGAGCAGGTCGAGCAGGATCTCATGCGGATCCTGCCCCGCGAGGACTGGATCGACTACTCGCACCTCATCATCTTCCACGGACGGCGGATCTGCCAGGCGAGGAAGCCGAAGTGCCCGGAGTGCCCGCTCGCGGATCTCTGTCCGAGCGCGGCCTACTTCCTGAAGGGGAGGATCCCGCCCTGGGAGAAGAGAACGTCCGCCGGTGCAGGCGTGAGACAATCGACGTCTCGGACGGCCACGCCGTCTCGAAAGCGAGCGAAGTCCGTGAAACCCGCGAAGCGCTCCGCGTCTCCGCGCGGGGCCGCCGCGATCTCGAAGAAGCCGCCGGGTGCATCCCGGCTCAGGAGGGGCAGATCATGA
- a CDS encoding protein kinase, which produces MTLTSGTRIGVYEISGALGAGGMGEIYRARDLRLDRTVAIKALPREFAHDPDRRARFEREARLLASLSHPQIAGIYGIEDFDGVPFLVLEYVPGETLASRLSRGPMSLAEAARLAGKIAAAIDAAHERGIVHRDLKPANVMLTPDGGVKVLDFGIAKGRPGSFEPGSETMTREGTVLGTAAYMSPEQARGQSVDRRADIWAFGCILFECLAGRRPFHGETGTDTLAKVLEREPDWAALPASVPATLRDWVRRSLRKDLSQRPSDLGELRREIERLTAPAGAASDAGASPSLAVLYFENLSTDPESEYFCSGITEDILTDLSKIKGLRVASRNAVAKFRGSVVDIPRVAADLGVSAVMEGSVRRAGDRVRITAQLINAADGFHLWAERYDRTLQDVFAVQEEIASAIATALRGALTPAESKELRRDRPSSAKAYDLYLKGREHYGRYTRESLREALATFRAAIEIEPDYALAWAGVADCYGQLYQWGWDPAKEGLRQGLEAARRAIALDPKRPEAHKAEALVLRGLGERDGSHKALVRAVEIDPRFTPALNNLAVAAFEKADLALAERYLREILRIDPHEHFAMLWLMQLTLITGRHEETLRLGETLARTTDLPFYRTGAAILMSTVLLRRGDEEGARRALSGVPLDGPARVVMAVLAVRKGDLEEARLLIEEAASLQIGAFGTVLAAEVEMAMGRPDRARVLVEHPIIMPNMIRLDPVLWPLLDDPPFAPRRSPLTLVWSKEAPPPPEGMDQVFQEIRLEPGTGSPFA; this is translated from the coding sequence ATGACGCTCACTTCCGGAACACGCATCGGCGTGTACGAGATCTCCGGCGCTCTGGGTGCCGGAGGCATGGGCGAGATCTACCGCGCGCGCGACCTGCGGCTCGACCGCACGGTCGCGATCAAGGCGCTTCCTCGCGAGTTCGCCCACGATCCGGACCGGCGCGCCCGCTTCGAGCGCGAGGCGCGTCTCCTCGCGTCCCTGAGCCATCCCCAGATCGCCGGGATCTACGGGATCGAGGACTTCGATGGCGTCCCCTTCCTGGTGCTCGAGTACGTCCCTGGCGAGACCCTGGCCTCACGCCTCTCACGCGGGCCAATGTCGCTCGCCGAGGCCGCTCGACTCGCGGGCAAGATCGCCGCGGCCATCGACGCCGCGCACGAGCGCGGGATCGTGCACCGGGACCTGAAGCCTGCGAACGTGATGCTCACCCCGGACGGCGGAGTCAAGGTGCTCGACTTCGGGATCGCCAAGGGACGACCAGGCTCCTTCGAGCCGGGCTCCGAGACCATGACCCGGGAGGGAACGGTCCTGGGGACCGCCGCGTACATGAGCCCGGAGCAGGCTCGCGGACAGTCGGTGGACCGGCGCGCCGACATCTGGGCGTTCGGGTGCATTCTGTTCGAGTGCCTCGCGGGCAGGCGTCCGTTCCATGGAGAGACGGGAACGGACACGCTGGCCAAAGTGCTCGAGCGGGAGCCCGACTGGGCCGCGCTTCCGGCTTCGGTTCCCGCGACCCTCCGCGACTGGGTGCGCCGCTCCCTGCGAAAGGACCTCTCCCAACGTCCGTCGGATCTCGGCGAGTTGCGCCGGGAGATCGAGCGGCTGACCGCACCGGCGGGGGCCGCCTCGGACGCCGGCGCGTCCCCCTCCCTGGCCGTCCTCTACTTCGAGAACCTCTCCACGGATCCGGAGAGCGAATACTTCTGCTCGGGGATCACCGAAGACATCCTGACGGACCTCTCGAAGATCAAGGGGCTCCGGGTCGCGTCGCGAAACGCCGTCGCGAAGTTCCGCGGCAGCGTGGTCGACATTCCGCGGGTGGCGGCGGATCTCGGGGTGAGCGCCGTGATGGAGGGTAGCGTGCGCCGTGCCGGCGACCGCGTCCGCATCACGGCGCAGCTCATCAACGCGGCGGACGGATTCCATCTCTGGGCGGAGCGCTACGACCGGACGCTCCAGGACGTGTTCGCGGTCCAGGAGGAGATCGCCTCCGCGATCGCGACCGCGCTGCGTGGTGCCCTGACGCCGGCCGAGTCCAAGGAGCTTCGCCGGGACCGGCCCTCGAGCGCCAAGGCATACGATCTCTATCTCAAGGGGAGAGAGCATTACGGGAGGTACACGCGGGAGTCTCTCCGAGAGGCGCTGGCGACATTTCGGGCCGCGATCGAGATCGAGCCGGACTACGCGCTGGCCTGGGCCGGAGTCGCGGACTGCTATGGCCAGCTCTATCAGTGGGGGTGGGATCCCGCGAAGGAAGGACTGCGTCAGGGACTGGAGGCGGCCCGGCGGGCCATCGCGTTGGACCCGAAACGACCGGAAGCTCACAAGGCGGAAGCGCTGGTGCTGCGCGGACTCGGAGAACGGGATGGCAGCCACAAGGCCCTGGTCCGCGCGGTCGAGATCGACCCTCGCTTCACGCCCGCCCTCAACAACCTGGCCGTCGCGGCCTTCGAGAAGGCCGATCTCGCCCTGGCCGAGCGCTACCTCCGCGAGATCCTGCGCATCGACCCGCACGAGCACTTCGCGATGCTGTGGCTGATGCAGCTCACCCTGATCACGGGGCGTCATGAAGAGACGCTCCGGCTCGGTGAGACGCTCGCCCGAACGACGGATCTTCCGTTCTATCGGACCGGCGCGGCGATCCTCATGTCGACGGTGCTTCTACGTCGCGGCGACGAGGAAGGCGCGCGGCGCGCGCTGAGTGGGGTCCCGCTGGACGGACCCGCCCGGGTCGTGATGGCGGTGCTCGCGGTTCGCAAGGGCGACCTCGAGGAGGCCAGACTCCTGATCGAGGAAGCGGCGTCGCTGCAGATCGGCGCATTCGGAACCGTGCTGGCGGCCGAGGTGGAGATGGCCATGGGAAGGCCGGACCGGGCGCGCGTCCTCGTGGAACACCCCATCATCATGCCGAACATGATCCGGCTGGACCCGGTTCTCTGGCCGCTTCTGGACGACCCGCCATTCGCCCCAAGGCGCAGCCCCTTGACGCTGGTGTGGTCGAAGGAAGCGCCTCCCCCTCCGGAGGGGATGGATCAGGTATTCCAGGAGATCCGCCTCGAGCCGGGAACCGGCTCTCCGTTCGCCTAG
- a CDS encoding metal-dependent hydrolase, with amino-acid sequence MTGKLGVSITWLGHATVLYRSAGGRSVLVDAWVDQNPATPDSAKDLKKIDLLLITHGHFDHFADCVSIAKRYRPDVVCNFEISLYLGTKGVEKVHGINKGGSVALHGTKVTMVQAVHSSSIQDGDAILPGGEPCGFVIQFDDGTKVYHAGDTALHGDMKLIGEIWKPDVAVLPIGDLFTMAPHEAAYAARMIGAKHVVPIHHSTFPALTGTPAALRDELKGSGIEVVELKPGESV; translated from the coding sequence ATGACGGGAAAGCTCGGCGTCTCGATCACGTGGCTCGGTCACGCCACGGTTCTCTATCGCTCGGCAGGCGGCCGCTCCGTGCTCGTGGACGCCTGGGTGGACCAGAATCCCGCGACCCCGGACTCGGCGAAGGATCTCAAGAAGATCGATCTCCTGCTGATCACGCACGGCCACTTCGACCACTTCGCCGACTGCGTCTCGATCGCGAAGCGATACCGGCCGGACGTGGTCTGCAACTTCGAGATCTCGCTCTATCTCGGCACGAAGGGCGTGGAGAAGGTGCACGGAATCAACAAGGGAGGCTCCGTCGCGCTCCACGGCACGAAGGTCACCATGGTGCAGGCCGTCCACTCGAGCAGCATCCAGGACGGAGACGCGATCCTTCCCGGCGGAGAGCCCTGCGGATTCGTGATCCAGTTCGACGACGGGACGAAGGTCTACCACGCGGGGGACACGGCGCTGCACGGCGACATGAAGCTGATCGGCGAGATCTGGAAGCCCGACGTTGCGGTGCTGCCGATCGGCGATCTGTTCACGATGGCCCCTCACGAGGCCGCCTACGCGGCCCGGATGATCGGCGCGAAGCATGTCGTGCCGATCCACCACTCCACGTTCCCGGCGCTCACGGGAACCCCCGCGGCGCTGCGCGACGAGCTGAAGGGGAGCGGGATCGAGGTGGTGGAGCTGAAGCCCGGGGAGTCGGTCTAG
- a CDS encoding (deoxy)nucleoside triphosphate pyrophosphohydrolase yields MEAHAHLPRPRAQEGLDPQEAGVGLSRAVRHHEVAAGIVWDGERVLVARRADADHQGGRWEFPGGKRHGHETIEQCLRREMLEEVGLEVEVGTLWRALTHVYPDRTVTLYFHLCRSRGGTPRPIECAEVRWILPGSLSSLHFVEGDIPILGDLARDLVARAV; encoded by the coding sequence GTGGAAGCGCACGCTCACCTTCCTCGACCGCGAGCTCAAGAAGGCCTCGATCCCCAAGAAGCAGGCGTCGGACTGAGTCGCGCGGTCCGTCACCACGAGGTCGCGGCGGGGATCGTCTGGGACGGCGAGCGCGTGCTCGTCGCCCGGCGCGCGGACGCCGATCACCAGGGGGGCCGCTGGGAGTTCCCGGGCGGGAAGCGCCACGGACACGAGACCATCGAGCAGTGCCTGAGGCGCGAGATGCTCGAGGAAGTGGGCCTCGAGGTGGAGGTCGGAACGCTGTGGCGCGCGCTCACGCACGTCTATCCGGACCGTACGGTCACGCTCTACTTCCACCTCTGCCGCTCGCGCGGGGGCACGCCGCGTCCGATCGAGTGCGCCGAGGTCCGCTGGATCCTGCCCGGCTCGCTCTCGAGCCTCCACTTCGTCGAGGGAGACATCCCGATCCTCGGCGACCTCGCGCGTGACCTCGTCGCCCGAGCCGTTTGA
- the queG gene encoding tRNA epoxyqueuosine(34) reductase QueG — protein sequence MRERARELGFDAVGFARARSHPDGARLTAWLEAGRNGTMRWMARDPERRADPTAVLAEARTVISLAIGYYRGGWPGPPSAADASTPRGLIARYAWGRDYHKVIRKRLLALASTIRDLEPAPRFLAYVDTGPVLDRAWAERSGLGWIGKNTNLIRKSAGSWHFLGEILTDLELPADEPHRNYCGVCSRCITACPTGAIVGPYQLDARRCISYLTIEHGGAIPLELRRSIGTRIFGCDDCQEVCPWNRFATPTADPAFEERPDQQTPELISLLRLDEETFRRRYAGTALRRAGRNRFVRNVAVALGNARDARAVPALEAALHGDPDRQVRGHAAWALGRIGGVTAAAALERAADRESDPDVIEEIGYARREIDGPTHGGTP from the coding sequence ATCCGTGAGCGCGCGCGGGAGCTGGGCTTCGACGCCGTCGGGTTCGCGCGAGCCCGATCCCACCCGGACGGCGCGCGGCTCACGGCCTGGCTCGAGGCCGGCCGGAACGGAACGATGCGCTGGATGGCCCGCGATCCCGAGCGCCGCGCCGATCCCACGGCGGTGCTCGCCGAGGCACGGACCGTCATCTCACTCGCGATCGGCTACTACCGCGGCGGGTGGCCGGGGCCTCCTTCCGCCGCCGACGCTTCCACCCCGCGGGGCCTCATCGCGCGGTACGCGTGGGGACGCGATTACCACAAGGTGATCCGGAAGCGCCTGCTCGCGCTCGCCTCCACGATCCGGGACCTGGAGCCCGCCCCTCGCTTCCTCGCGTACGTGGACACGGGGCCGGTGCTCGACCGCGCGTGGGCCGAGCGTTCGGGCCTCGGATGGATCGGGAAGAACACGAACCTCATCCGGAAGAGCGCGGGATCGTGGCACTTCCTGGGGGAGATCCTCACGGACCTGGAGCTCCCCGCCGACGAACCGCACCGGAACTACTGCGGCGTCTGCTCCCGGTGCATCACCGCGTGCCCGACCGGCGCGATCGTCGGGCCGTACCAGCTCGACGCGCGGCGCTGCATCAGCTATCTCACCATCGAGCACGGCGGGGCCATCCCGCTCGAGCTCCGGCGCTCGATCGGGACGCGCATCTTCGGGTGCGACGACTGCCAGGAAGTCTGCCCCTGGAACCGGTTCGCGACGCCCACGGCGGATCCCGCGTTCGAGGAGCGCCCGGACCAGCAGACACCGGAGCTGATCTCCCTGCTCCGTCTCGACGAGGAGACCTTCCGGCGCCGGTACGCGGGCACCGCCCTGAGGCGCGCCGGGCGCAACCGGTTCGTCCGGAACGTCGCGGTCGCGCTGGGGAACGCGCGCGACGCGCGGGCGGTCCCGGCGCTCGAAGCCGCGCTCCACGGCGACCCGGACCGTCAGGTGCGCGGGCACGCGGCCTGGGCGCTCGGCAGGATCGGAGGCGTCACGGCCGCGGCGGCTCTCGAGCGCGCAGCGGATCGGGAGAGCGACCCCGATGTGATCGAGGAGATCGGGTATGCTCGGAGGGAGATCGACGGTCCTACCCACGGAGGAACCCCATGA
- a CDS encoding LON peptidase substrate-binding domain-containing protein: protein MFPLPNVVLFPKTMLALHVFEPRYRLMMDEVLKGNQSLVIALLKPGWEADYHGTPEVHPLACVGKIVQHQELADGRYNITVHGEYKVAIESVEQSHPFRVAKVRRIHEDNAWGEAPGAADQTRELMALFRRFNEGQGAAIDLAQVFGAHMAADGILNSISMHLNVEPAVKQRLLELESTEQRYRAVFQFLSDSAAVQDSIDQARHRFPADGRQN from the coding sequence GTGTTTCCACTGCCGAACGTGGTCCTCTTCCCGAAGACGATGCTGGCCCTGCACGTGTTCGAGCCTCGCTACCGCTTGATGATGGACGAAGTCCTGAAGGGGAACCAGTCGCTCGTGATCGCGCTCCTGAAGCCCGGCTGGGAGGCCGATTACCACGGCACCCCCGAGGTCCATCCTCTCGCGTGCGTGGGGAAGATCGTCCAGCACCAGGAGCTGGCCGACGGCCGGTACAACATCACCGTGCACGGCGAGTACAAGGTCGCGATCGAGTCGGTCGAGCAATCCCATCCCTTCCGCGTCGCGAAGGTGCGGCGGATCCACGAGGACAACGCGTGGGGCGAAGCGCCGGGCGCGGCCGATCAGACGCGCGAGCTCATGGCGCTCTTCCGCCGCTTCAACGAGGGACAGGGAGCCGCGATCGACCTGGCGCAGGTCTTCGGGGCGCACATGGCCGCCGACGGCATCCTGAACTCCATCTCGATGCACCTGAACGTCGAGCCCGCGGTGAAGCAGCGCCTCCTCGAGCTCGAGAGCACCGAGCAGCGCTATCGCGCCGTCTTCCAGTTCCTTTCGGACAGCGCCGCCGTCCAGGACTCGATCGACCAGGCCCGTCACCGCTTTCCCGCGGACGGCCGCCAGAACTGA